One window of the Onychostoma macrolepis isolate SWU-2019 chromosome 21, ASM1243209v1, whole genome shotgun sequence genome contains the following:
- the LOC131528979 gene encoding uncharacterized protein LOC131528979: MEREKWNITRSNLRKRAVKRVTQFMKSLNDEDMDCTNEEHSVENEVVTSSFVLPPICRSESDGESESASDEDSLDITKGLAGCLRDWATHFRISLIALSALLSILKVHHPSLPKDARTLLKTQTQHSVVSLASGSFHYFGIQKMFSHIFQKLTSVVRNHHSFKLQLNMDGLPIFKSSGVQFWPILGMLQAYSRKPVLIALYCGKSKPQSLSEYLKDLVCELKSLSTGFVVNGKTFFLTVCSVICDAPARAFIKGIKSHNGYSGCDKCVQSGIYINNRMTFPELNSRVRTDVSFSNAEDEDHHVQHSPFCETSVPMVSGFPHDYMHLVCLGVVRRLLDLWMGTRGKLSYRISSRQVSIISGKLLALKSYIPSEFARRPRALDERLRWKATELRQFLLYTGPVVLRDVLTTEVYQNFMLLSVGIYILASPTYCLLLNDFANTLLRSFVKHFGELYGHCFLVYNIHGLTHLSDDVKVHGHLDLISGFPFENYLKKIKGMVRKPSSPLQQVIRRISELDSTSLNDEETRKAHKKMKMLHSDGPVPEGFTGAVSQFKELSIDEVVINTSERDRCIKMNNKILLVQNIIVFEGEEYIVCKEYRHIAKFFDYPIESTDLGICFVSDLSPKLMCLTLDTNMQKCVRLPLEVGFVVIPLLHADPS, encoded by the coding sequence ATGGAGAGAGAAAAGTGGAATATCACTCGCAGCAATTTAAGGAAAAGGGCTGTTAAAAGAGTCACCCAGTTTATGAAATCTTTGAATGATGAGGATATGGATTGTACTAATGAAGAGCATAGTGTTGAAAATGAAGTAGTTACTTCAAGCTTTGTTTTGCCACCAATCTGTAGATCAGAAAGTGATGGGGAAAGTGAATCAGCAAGTGACGAGGATAGCCTTGATATTACTAAAGGTTTAGCGGGATGTTTGAGAGACTGGGCAACACATTTTCGCATTTCATTGATTGCTTTGTCTGCCCTTTTGTCGATACTGAAAGTCCATCACCCATCTTTGCCAAAAGATGCAAGAACATTACTCAAAACACAGACTCAACATAGTGTTGTTTCCTTGGCGAGTGGATCATTCCATTACTTTGGTATACAGAAAATGTTCAGCCACATATTTCAGAAGCTTACATCAGTTGTCCGGAATCATCACAGCTTCAAATTGCAATTAAACATGGATGGTCTTCCAATTTTTAAAAGTTCAGGTGTACAGTTCTGGCCAATTTTAGGAATGCTCCAGGCTTACAGTAGAAAACCTGTGCTGATTGCTCTTTACTGTGGGAAATCGAAGCCTCAGTCCTTGTCAGaatatctgaaggatctggtCTGTGAGTTGAAATCCTTGAGCACTGGTTTTGTTGTTAATGGAAAGACCTTCTTCTTGACTGTGTGCTCGGTAATCTGTGATGCTCCTGCGAGGGCTTTTATTAAGGGTATTAAGTCACACAATGGATACAGTGGCTGTGATAAATGTGTACAGTCTGGCATTTACATTAATAATCGCATGACATTCCCAGAACTTAATTCTAGGGTAAGAACCgatgtttctttttcaaatgcAGAGGATGAAGACCACCATGTACAACATTCCCCATTTTGTGAAACATCTGTTCCCATGGTTAGTGGATTTCCACATGACTATATGCATTTAGTGTGCTTAGGCGTGGTGCGTCGTCTGCTTGATTTGTGGATGGGAACTCGCGGCAAGTTGAGTTACCGTATTTCATCCAGGCAAGTGTCTATCATTTCTGGCAAACTGCTTGCTCTCAAGAGTTACATACCCTCTGAATTTGCTAGAAGACCAAGGGCACTTGATGAAAGGTTACGATGGAAAGCAACAGAACTTAGGCAGTTCTTACTTTACACTGGTCCAGTAGTTTTGAGGGATGTGCTGACTACTGAGGTTTACCAAAATTTTATGTTGTTGTCTGTGGGCATATATATCTTGGCAAGTCCAACATATTGTTTGCTGTTAAATGACTTTGCAAACACACTACTTAGATCATTTGTTAAGCATTTTGGGGAACTCTATGGTCATTGTTTTTTAGTGTACAACATACATGGTCTGACTCATCTCAGTGATGATGTGAAGGTGCATGGCCACTTAGATTTAATTTCAGGGTTTCCTTTTGaaaactacttaaaaaaaattaaaggaatgGTTAGAAAACCTAGCTCACCACTGCAGCAAGTTATACGCAGAATTTCAGAACTTGATTCAACAAGTTTAAATGATGAGGAAACCCGGAAAGctcacaaaaaaatgaaaatgctgcacTCAGATGGACCTGTTCCAGAAGGATTCACAGGAGCGGTCTCCCAATTTAAGGAACTGTCGATAGATGAGGTTGTCATCAACACATCAGAGAGGGACAGATGTATAAAGATGAACAATAAGATACTATTGGTTCAGAATATAATTGTCTTTGAAGGTGAGGAATATATTGTCTGCAAAGAATATAGACACATTGCAAAGTTCTTTGATTATCCCATTGAGTCCACAGATTTGGGAATTTGTTTTGTGTCAGATCTGTCACCAAAGCTGATGTGCTTAACATTAGATACCAATATGCAGAAGTGCGTCCGGTTGCCTTTGGAGGTTGGATTTGTTGTCATTCCACTTCTTCATGCAGACCCATCCTAA